The Natator depressus isolate rNatDep1 chromosome 23, rNatDep2.hap1, whole genome shotgun sequence sequence GCTGTAACACCTCACCCCAACCCAGACAGTTATTCCTTTTCTAAAGATTGTACAATGGCATGATCCTTGTATGTCTCATTCACAATCTCGTTACCAGTGTTTGACCCAGACAAGAATGTATACAGCCAATTGGCGGCTGTCCATGCTATATGTCACCTCAAAGATGACATCTACAGAAAACGTGTCAATGTGCCTCCCTTGGGGTCTATCACATTCCAACTCAAACCTGGAAAGTGCCACAGATGGCCTGTTGCTCTAAAAAAGGGCCTCAGGACATCTGTAGATGTAATGAGGTTAAAACAGGCACTGTTCTGAGTGAACTAGAGGAAAAGAAGTTACAAAATAAATCATCGTCATGGTCATGCCTGATCAGGCTAACCAAGTGAAAAACCCCAATGAAAAGGATAAcctatgctaaaaatagccaaTTTTGCATGGTAACCAATCAAAAAAGATACCAATATGGTCCCTTGGAGTGTCCTGTCACAAACCCcaatttttgttttcctccaaAGCAGCCTACTTTGATAGGGTGTTACCAgctttgcctgttactttggggtatgctcatttattagggttactcttctagGGAGCGGGGGTTCTGtacttctatcaatgtactgcttgtgtcacttgtgttctcatacggagctctacctctccctgctgcaagttccctcccaatggagctatcctgcaggatctaggttccccagggctgggttcttccagccccagaatcagacaaacacacacacacccccattaaCAGAGTGTGTCTGAGAGGACCGGGTtcatcagcactctcaagctgaccccTTGTATGTccctgtgatgctctgtacctcgggggaacacccggCACACTCAtgtccttgtaaaatgattgtgtggtatccaatgcaaagtttgtcatgttggatgtcttcagaaggctcatgatgcactgagcatggttgttatggTGATGGTATAGTAatcattgttacagtaatgttacaggttgtaatttcatgtatatagttatgaggctgaaaatgtgtcctcatggcttaaagcaagcccaggaaaaaactctccaagagcagaggggcagttcacacctcaccagggcatgtatgggacaaacccagcccagcctcacaggaacagaggacactggcctaggcaaaaacaaaggatctgttgggctcttgagtgagtcacccccttcctttggtcagtttgggactgcgatgagataatgctcacctgactctgaagcacGGTGGaggtgggggcaaagccaagagggaagaaaggacatgataaaagagagagatgtttgtcatgttcttcctctctcttccacctccatctacagacatcaccaccaagcgattgaagtgctgatcaaaggggagagcctggctgaagggcaaccagccagcctgtggtgagaagcatctaagtttggaagggcattgaaagtgttaagatcagcttagaatgtgttttgcttttatttcatttgaccaaatctgacttgttgtgctttgacttataatcacttaaaagctatctttatagttagtaaatctgtttgtttattctacctgaagcagtgcttttggtttgaagcatgtcagagactccccttgggataacaagcctgatacatatcaatttatttgtgaaattgacgaactcatataagcttgcagcctcccgcaggcataactggacactgcaagatggaggttcctagggtcgtgtctgggaccagagatattggctagtgtcactcggttgcacaatccaaggaggagcttacatgccagagactgtgcatgaacagctcaggagtgggggttctcacaacagagcagggcaaggctGGCTCCAAGAGCACTGCACCGGAATATAGCatgcctgagcaggctgggtcgagcagcccTTTCaatctgccaccctcatatgtctCAGGTTCAGCAAGTCTCTCTCCTCACTTTCACATttcaattgttctggtagtaatccacttgatgagcaaaccgcacaggatttttgggtgctgcagggatctttagcttaggtatgaGGAGTGTTGCCACAGAGCGAATGAGGCGGTGACCGATTTGTTAACTCCTTAAtagccttttctttttccttcaaagtttgctgggttttttgagtaacttaaattttttatttaatttccccCCAGTGAGCTACAAGCCACAAGCAGACATTCAACAGCTATTCCTTTCACCAGCTTAGCCTTTCTTTTCTTCTGCGTTTTTACATTAAACTTATACCAGCCTATGAAGTAAGTGTAAGTGTAATTCTTAGTGTAAAGGACCATCTGTCACCAAGGCAGGTTCACCTGGGTGGCAGACACAACGGAGTACCAAGAGGGACTGTCAGTGGCTCCTGTAGCCTATAGGGCTAGCCTGTTTGCTTGCCTATATATGTTTTATgggttttgtattttatttttttatggttttaatcatttgttttattataataggttataataggtttatattaAAGTAGTTTGGCTATAATACAAGGGACCTACAGGCCACATTTtgtatgttgagctaaggcaaagttagcatacatatgtTTGGGACCTTTTACCGAAATAAACAGTAACAAGTTAAAGCATGAGTTTTCTATTTGGCTGCAGCCTTTAACATAAATAGATAAAAAATGGGTTAAAGCAGGTTGGCATAggtgttttttaattttataccCTTTGTAAACTTAACAGGTACATCAGAAGGAAAAAACCAaaataacttaaaaaataaaataaccaaaataTTGTAAAATTATTATTGTAAAAATATTGAATGTTATTAATATGTATGTATAAGTTATTAATACATAATAACATACCAGCCTATGAAGTAAGTGTACCCCAATTTTTTCATGGGTAAGGAAGCTAAGTTGAAACATAGTAGGAGAGCTTAAGCACCCATGCCCTATAAAAGTGGTATGCCACGAAATTTTTTTCTAagttttaaaacttgtttttttagtttttaagcTTCAAGCTTTTTTGGTTTTACTTTATTAGTTCATAAGTAAgtttttagttagttagttaagtAAAACTCTAAGTTAGCTTTAATATCTCTTAGCTTTAACTTCTTCTAAGCTTTGCACCTTTCACTTAAAAATTAAGGAACCTGGACCTGAACTTTCTTGGTATGCCAAACGCTTGGCTGGTTCTTTGTCTTTTACCACCAGGTTATTAAGAAAGGGTGTAAGCATATTAATCAAAAGCTTTATAGTATATAATACCATATGTATCTTTAAAATAATAGTACTTCATTTGTAATTCTAATTATTTTACCATTTAATTACTATTTAATTATAATTCCATTTATCTCAATAAAAGTCTTTAAGGCTATATTTGTCTCAGTGTAAGCATCCTGCCATACCCCCAAGGGTCCTTTGCAAACTCTGTGTAGCCTAATTCTGGGACAagaaccttattatcttctgatCAAATTGATTGGTAAGCCTATAATCCATAGTATCCAAACTAATAATATTAACCTCCTAAAATCAGGCAACAGAACTGGTGAGCCAGCCAGGAGATTCAAGGAGTGTGTAACAGAAATTTGTAGGAATTTCAGGCATCTTTAGACCCCTGGGTGTCTCATCTAAGGCAAAAAGTAAAAAGTTAAAGTTACGGAGCAAAAGTGTGTCTAACTCAGTTGTCTAACTGACTGTCTTAAAGCACAGGAAATCTGATTGACTGTGACTGCTTCTTGGCAGTGGTCCCAGTATTTGATGTTTTGTAGAGTGGTTTGACTTAGAGTGTTATCCTACAGGTGGTTTTTCTTTACTGGCCAGAGGTTTTGCAGTTTAATCTTGCAAGATAAAGAATACTAAAGAGTAATGGTATTATTTAATGTGATACATGCATTTAAGGGGCTTCGTTCTTGAAGGGTTAACCTTATAATATGTGGTACCGGTCAGATATTAGCAGCAGCATTGGGCATTCATGGTGGCAGGAGTAACTGATATATGTTTTTGTTAAGCCAAAATGGCTTAAGGTTTTTGTTAAACAGAAAGGTTTAAGCTGCCAGAAAGGCCGCAGTTGTTCAGTCCCCTTAGTTCTCCCGGGCTACACCCCTGAGCcatctgtctcagtttcccccagcTGTTTGGCAGGTCCCGACAAGGGAAAGAGACTTCTCAATCAGCTACAAGTACATTAGCCAcggagggaagagaggggaactctcccccacccctctgttGTTTTCTTGTTAAAATAAGTGTGGGAAATAGTTTGGGGTATTATTTCCTGTTAGTTTCTGTGAAGGGACATCTTCAGTTTCAAAGTTAAAAACAGCAAAGTGTTCATTATACAGTTTATCATATAGGCTAGCCAATGGTGAAGTCAAATTCTTTATTTTAGAACCTAAGTAAATTCTATTCAAAGTGTTAAGATGAGTAAAACAAGGGCAAGAGTTGCTCGCAGTTTGGCTTGAAAAAACTTTGCCAGAAAATACATTCACAAACATGAAGGAGGCTTTGTACAACTAAGAAATTGCAAAATGATCTCTGAACATTGTAATCCAGAAAGATTTGTAAGTCAGGTTCTAAAATAAAGAACTTGACTTCACTATTGGCTAGCCTATATGATAAACTGTATATTGAACACTTTGCTGTTTTTAACTTTGAAACTGAAGATGTCCCTTCACAGAAACTAACATGAAATAACACCCCAAACCATTTTCCACACTTATTTTAACCAgttcaaagaaaacaacagaggGATGGGGGTGAGTTCTAATACCTACGTGACCAGCACCGAtgcacaggtgagccagactgagcCCAGCTCGGTATTCGTCACAGTTCAGCTGAGACACGCGGCCCTTGGCACGACCCgggacctggtctgccagcgtcacacctGCTACGGAGGAATCATCTGCCATGTCTTGGCAGGTTGCTCTGCTGCATTGGACATTCTCAGGGTTGGGGGAACGGAGATCCTGGGGTGAGATGGAGctgttctgagtttgtacagcacctaacacaatgggctcCCGGggcatgactgggactcctaggacTACCGTAATGCACCTAATAAATCtagtacagcacctagaacaatggggcatTGGTCCATGCCTGGGGTTCCCAGGGGCTGTCAAAACACACCTAATCAAtaatatacagcacctagcactatgAGGTACTTATCCATCCCTGGGGCTCCTAAGCGCTACCAGAAGATTAATAATAAACAATAGGGCTGCTCAAAAAATTTCTGATTGCACAGTTTTCaattggaaaatgcagtttccttgAAATGGAAACTGGGTTTGTGTTGATTTGGATGAAATTTTGTGTcgtttcatttttccttctgaaaagaCTTTTTTTGTTGTCCAGTTTATTTTATAGTCTATTCTTTTATAAAGGACATTAGCTGTGATGATATATAATTATACTTATACATTAAGTTataaattacatataaaatacaccatgccccctttctctcccttttacTTGGCAACTCGTGTCTCAGTCCCAGGAGCCTGGTGCCCCCTGACCCCTCTGTCTCCTGCCCTCTTTCATTATCGGCGGAGTTACCAAGCAATACGCCTTTGCTGCCACTCTGCCCCATGCCACCTGCAGCAACCCCCAGGATGTGGCCAGCTATCTGCCCATGAGCCAGCTAAAAGTGATGAGAGAGATGATTCGCCCGTTTGGTGCCCTGTACAACCCTCCCCTTGGGAACATCGTGGCCGCCCGGCCAAAGGAAGTGATTACACCGAATAGGAAATACACGGAGCACAGCGAGTGGTGTCTGAAGAGGTTACATGGGGGGATAATTATCAGAGGCGTCTGATCTCCGGCCCAGACAGCCTTGTGGCCCAGCTCATGGCCAGGACCTACGGCCAGAACAGCTGCCTGATCTTATTCACCTTCAACTCGCCCTGCTCCACCAAGTGTCTGCGCGAGGCCGGGCGCTCCAACATCGTGGGGATGACCAGTGCTGCCTTCTCGGCCATCGACAACAACTACAAGGCCTTCGTGTTCCAGAAGATCTTTCATCATGACTTGAGGCCTGTCGTGACCCGCCAGGACCTGCTGGAGGCCTGGCACCGGCTGTGCGATGTGCCCCTGCTGCGCTGCGACAACAACGGCTGCCAGGACTGTGCCGTGGATGGTATGCCCAACCCTTGCCTGACGAGGAAGATATAGACAATGGAGCAGGGCCAGGAACCGCGTGGGGCTTTTTCTGCCACTGGCCTCCCTTGCTGCCCATGTGCTTCTGGCTCGCTGAGTGTAAAAGAAACACGTCCCAACCAGGCACCAAGCTCCAATCCAGAACCCCTCTGATGTGTGCCCCATTCTAGAACCCCATTGCTGGGTGTGCTCCAGTGTAaaaccccctccccatctctgttTGTGCTCCAGCCTAGAACTCCATCCCTGGGTGTGCTCTAATCTACAAGCCCATCTCCCCATTGTGCACCAATCCAGAATTGCCACCCCCCACAGGGCACCTCAAGCTCCGTTCTAAACCTTCAGCCCCTGCAGTGCATGTCAACCTCCAATCGCGAGCATGAGGGGGTGTCTgagtcatagaatcctagaatatcaaggttggaagggacctcgggaggtatctagtccaaacccctgctcaaagggggaccaatccccaatttttgccccagatccctaaatggccccctcaaggtttgaactccgaaccctgggtttagcaggccaatgctcaaaccactgagctatccctccggACACCCAGTGAGCTCAGAACTCAGATCTAGAACCCAGCCCCCATCCCTGCATGAGGCCGGAGGGCGGGGGCAGTGGATGGGAGCAGGGCACATTGGGCCCGGTGACTGTATGATGGGGCTGGATCAGAGGGGGGAGCCCTTTACTCAGAtggtggtgggtgggaggatACCTGGGCATGGACCATAGCCACAGTGGGGCAGTGGGGATCTCGGGGCGCGGGGCTCTGTCAGTGGGGGGTGCTTTGGGGTTGTTCCAGTCTGCGGGTGACGCTTTGTGCTGATTCCCTGCCCTGCGATTGCTGCCAATAAAGCTTCTGAGCATCCTGGGGGCGTCTCTGTCGGTGCGTCCAGGTCTACCATCTCCGTCCGTGCGTCGGGGGTCTCACGTCGTCCCCTGGAGGTGCTGGGTCCCCACGGGCAGCCCCTCGTCgagcctggctcccagctggcagCCTGCAAGGCAGCTTGGGTTTTACTGGGTCCAGAGCCCCCGAgtgttcccctccccatccccagagtGAGGAGTGAGTGGCTGCGGGCTGACTGGCGTGGGGGAGCTGGCGCCCGGGGCTGACTTGTAACTGGGGGGCAGGCGTCCGGGCTGCTCCCCCTTCGCCTCCAGAGCggccggggctggcaggggcagcGCAGCGGGGAGCGTCGGGGCGAGTGTCCGGGCGGAGCGCTCACCCCAGCAGCGGGGGCTCCCCGCCGGGGCAGAGGGGACCCAGAGCCGGGGGGCAGATGACCGTCCCGCCAGGGCTGAGCAGCGGAGGAGGGAGCCGCGCCCCTGCCGGAGAGCGGAACGCGGGGCCCGGCAGAGCAGCACCAGTCCCACGGTCCCGCTTCTCCgagccgccctgccccagccccagcgccctCCAGGCTCGCCCTACGGATGGGAGCGGTTCTGGCCCCGGGGCGTCGCTGCAAGCGCGACACCGCAGTGACCGCCCGCGCTGCCGTCGAGCTGCGATGAGGAGGAAGTTCTCAGAGCCCCTGTTCGCTCCCGTCCTGTCACCTGCCCGCAGGTTCCGGTGCCTGTGGCCAGCAGCCCCCACCCGCGCTCGCCGATCTGCCTGGGGCAGCGctgcacagagcagggctgggagccggtCGCACCAGGAGCGGGTGTGAGCATCTGTCAGCAGAGACACGGACCCTTCATCGCCGACCATGGAGCCCCAGgtgagcccccgcccccaccacccctgccccatggagccccaggggagagaggtaaatagcagcgTCCCCCACCCAGGGATCGGTACTGGGTCCAGTGCTATCCAAGACATTCATAAACGATCTgttaaaaggggtaaacagtgaggtggcaaaatttgcagatgatacagaactactcaagagagttaagtccaaagcagactgcgaagaattacaaagggatctcaacaaactgggtgtctgggcaataaaacagcagatgaaatgcgatgttgataaatgaaaagtaatgcacattgggaaataaaatcccaactatacctacaaAACCATGcagcctaaattagctgttaccacccaagaaagagatcttggagtcatctggATGAAAATATCCACTCTAAGTGCAgccacagtcaaaaaagcaaacagtgttgggaatcattaagaaagggatagctaatgagacagaaaatatcatattgcctctctataaatccatggtccaCCCACATCATCAAAATAAACATCAGAATAAATTGCCaatggaggctgtggaatctccatcattggggatttttaagagcaggttagacaaacacccgccagggatggtctagataaaaaaatagtcctgccatgagtgcaggggactggactagatgccctctccaggtcccctccagtcctgtagtctatgattctatgatcatgaatgctgcgtgcagatctggtctccccatctcaaaaaagatacattggaattggaaaaggttctgaaaagggcaacagaaatgatcggggtatagaacagcttctctatgaggagagattaatcagactgagacttttcatcttggaaaagagatgactaagggggaatatgatagagggctataaaatcatgactctgtggagaaagtaaataaggaagtgttatttactccttctcataacatgcATATGATGGTTTGGCCCCCCTgaaggtgccacctgatgtactgagataccactgagcctgcctgttctgccagcctgggccccctttacACTGTCTTGGTGAGCCAGGCTCGTAaacctcctctagcacacacacaggcagggccacacccagctgcagaaagacacagacactgagatgggctatgggaagactcagctgaagggacTTTCCCCGCACTCAGGTTCCCATCTAcctggagtgcagacccaaaggtatagtGTCTTGCTCTGTATGgaaagatctgcacagtgcaagctcatagaaattcaccctcttcctcaatgtgaagagagatatgcacaatttcttgcccccccccagttagaaattgcacaaagtGGTTtaataagaaacaaaacaaatttattaactataaaaggcagattttaagtgattataagtgatagcaaacagaacaaagcagattactaagcaaataaaataaaacattcaaactaagcttgattcactaaagaaacaggttacaaaatgtaatttctcaccctaaatgttgaattaggcaggattcagagtttctgtagctcagagttccagttatttcttcttacagactggacccctgtctcagtctggactcaccccaGCCTTTCCTTTCAGGTTAGTTCCTTTATCCCTTCAGGTTCTTCcagcagtccttcttcttgggtaggcaatggaggagagtccagatccacccccaccccagccctttaaaAGGATTGACCTAAAGCGGGAATCCATTGTCTGATCTCCATCCCCCTACAgaggaaaaataccagcagtgtccaaggtggtattttgtatcaggtgacaggaccacctgCCCTGGTAGTGTCACAGCTGGTCCCAGGAAGCctctcagaaaggagagagattagtatcttcacagtTCTATTATCCTTCTTAAATGACTCATTCAGGATGATTACTTACtttactgtctggtgggcattttccaaagtacacacacagttgtaattgttacatagtcaatattcctaacttcagatacagaaacgatacatgcatacaaattggataatcacatgcagtaaatcataatctttccaatgatatcttacatgagccatcttgcataaagtatatcttagttataccatatttttatgaagaatatggggtgtaatgtcacaACACGAACTagtggtcacccaatgaaatgaataggcagcaggtttaaaacaaacaaaaggaagtatttcttcacccaacgcatagtcaacctgtggaactcctggccagaggatgtggaaggccaagactataacagggttcaaaaaagaactagataaattcatggaggataggtccatcaatgactattagccaggatgagcagggatggtgtccctagcctctgtttgccagaagctggaaatgggcgacaggggatggatcacttgatgatcacttgtgttcattccctctggggcacctggcattggccactgttggaagacaggatacttggctagatggaccattagtctgacccagtatggtcattcttatgagtcccctctgccccccaccttctCTGCCCCATGGAGCCCAAGGGAAGTCCCCCATGACCCCCACCTTCACTACCCCATGGAGCACCAGGGTAGTGCTTTctgccccccacttcctcctACCCATGGAAACCCTGATGActcccccatttccccctcctcctcctcccccatgtaGCCCCACAGGGTCCCACTGCCCCCTCTCCTGTTGGTAGCATAGCAGGGCTAGGAGATGTGGGTTGGGTGGCTCTGAGTCTGTGGAGTCCTGTGCAGGTACTGGGATGGATGCCCACGGCTggactcctgctgctgccccttctcctctgctTCGGGCCAGAGACCTCCACGAGCATCAACCCAGCTGCGCTCAGAGTGATCGTGGATTATGTGAACTGGTGAGTGACCCATTTGTCTctgtccttccctgcccctgTAGCCCAGCTGCAAAGAGCAGCACAGAATGGCCCTGGTTGGATCCCACTGGCTTGTAGGGATGCCCAGGAAGGTCAGGGGGTCCCATTGTGCCCGGCTCTGCCCAGACACTGACCGTAGTTGGAGagcacccagcatgctgggtgaTGAATTCACTCCTGACTTGGATGACTAGATTAGTCTTGGAGAGAGGTGACTCTGGGGGTGCAGAGGGGAAATtgagcccagagctgggagagggatGATTCTGGAGGTCCAGGGGGAGACGGAGACCAAAACTGGGAGGGGCTGGCAATGGGGGTGCAAGGGGAGATGAAGCTCAGAGGTGGGGTGTTTCTGGGCTGCGGAGGGAGATGGAGCCCATAGCTAGGAGGGGGTGAAAATGGGGTTGCAGGGGGAAGACTGAGCCCACACCTGGGAGGGGTGATTCTCAGGGTGTAGGAGATGGGGCTCAGATATGAGGAACGGTGATTCTGGGGGTTCAGTGGGGAGATGGAGCCTGTGGTGGGGCGGGGAGATTATGGGGTAGCAGAGGGAGATTGGGCCCACATCTGGGAGTTGCTGATTGTGGGGGATCTGGAAGGAGATGGGAGAGATGATTCTAGGGGTACAGAGAGAGCTGTAGCCTGGACATAGAGGGGGTGATTATTGGTTTACAAGGGGGAGATGGGGCCCAGACCTGGGAGGGGTGATTCTGAGGGTTCAGGGGGAGATATGGAAAAGAGCTTGGAGGGGTGATTCTGAGAATCCAGGCAGAGATGgggcccagagtctggaggggTGATTTGGGGTGCACGGGGGAGATGGAGCCTTGAGGTAGGAGGGTATTTGGGGGTCCTATTCCCATTTCTCTCCCTTTAATTGGCATCTCCTGGCTGAGTCCTGGGTCCCTGACCCTGCTGTGCTCTGATCCCTCTCAGGCCCCTCACACTAGATGGATCTCAATATGCCTTTGTCGTGAGCCTGCCCCGTGAGACGTGTAACCAATCCACCAACCTGCAGGAGCAGCTGCCCGAGGAAGTGCTGAATGCCATGAATCAGGCGCTTGCTAAGCCAGGTGGCCAGTACACCCCGAATGACGGGCCTATCGTAGCTGCCCGGCCTCGACGTCGGAAGACTCACTGGCAGCACAGCGAGTGGCGCCTGCTCCACAGAGGCAAGAACAGCTCGGTGGCCCAGCTCAAGGCCAGGACCTGCAGACCGAACTGCTGCCTGATCTTATTCACCCTCAACTTGCCCTGCACGAGCATGTGCCTGGCGGAAAACGGGCCCTACAACATCCTCAGCATGACCCGCGCTGCCTTCTCGGACATCGACAACAACTACAAGGCCTTCGTCTTCCAGCGCATCTTCCGCAACGATACGTGGCCCGTGGTGACCcgccaggagctgctggaggccTGGCACCAGCTGCACGATGTGCCCCTGCTGCGCTGCGACAACAACGGCTGCCAGGACTGCGCTGCGACGGACCCCGAAAACAACCCCTGCCTGGCTGGGAAGATATAGACAGTGGAGCGGGGCCAGGAATCGCGTGCGGCTCTTTCTGCCACTGGCCTCTCTCGCTGCCCATGTGCTTCTGGCTCCCTGAGTGTAAAAGAAACACGTCCCAACCAGGCACCAAGCTCCAATCCAGAACCCCATTCTGATGTGTACCCCAATGTAGAGCCCTAACCCATGGGTGTGCTCCAATCTAGAACCCCATTCATGGGCATGCACCAATCTAGAACCCGATACATGGGTATGTGCCAAGCTAGAACCCCTTCCAGTGTGTGTTCCCATCTAAAACCCCATCCCTGGATGTGCTAAAATCTCCATTCTAGAGCCCCACTGCTAGGTGTGCTGCAGTGTAAAACCCCATCCCCATCTCTGGCTGTACGCCAGCCTAGAACCCCATCCCTGGGTGTGCTCCAATCTGTGCTCTAGAAGCCTGTCCCTTTCCCCAAGTGTGCACCAATCCAGAATTGCCACCCCCACAGTGCATCTCAAGCTCCGTGCTAAACCTTCACCCCCCGCAGTGCGTGTGAAGCTCCAATCGAGAACATGACCCCCATCCCTGGGGGCGTCTCTGAGCTGAAGTCGAGAACCCACAACCACCCAGTGAGCTCAGAACTCCGATCTAGAACCCAACCTCCATCTCTGCATGaagccagggggagggggcagtggatgGGAGCAGGGCATATTGTGATGGGGCTGGATCGCGGGGGGAGCTCCTTACTCAGATGGTGGTGGGGGGATTCCTGGGCATGGGCCACAGCCACGGTGGGGCAGTGAGGCTCTCGGAGCCTGGGGCTCCGTCAGTGGGGGCTGCTTTGGGGTTGTTCCAGTCTGCGGGTGACGCTTTTTGctgattctctgatgtgtgattgCTGCCAATAAAGCTTCTGAGCATCCTGGGGCCTCACGTCTCTGTCCATGCGTCCAGGTCTCCCATCTCCGTCCATGCGTCGGGGGTCTCACGTCGTCCCCTGGAGGTGCTGGGTCCCCACGGGCAGCCCCTCGTCGAGCCTGGTTCCAAACAGGCAGGCTGGGAGGCAGCTTGGGTTTAACTGGAGCCAGAGCCCCTGAgtgttcccctccccatccctagaacccccatcccctgctccctgggcgGGGATCCCCTGAGAAGACAGCCCCGATCCCCTGGGGATGTGGGGCACCTGGCGCATGAGGGGGGAcagagctcccagccccgctctctgctcccccagctgACAGGAGCCGCACCTGGGAACCAAACACCAGGGTTACAGCCGTAGAAGGCAGCTCCCATTGCAAACTCCTTGGttcccagaagggaccattattgcAGGGCAAGATTGAGACACCACTTCACGTCTAAAAGTGCT is a genomic window containing:
- the LOC141976257 gene encoding uncharacterized protein LOC141976257, which produces MEPQVLGWMPTAGLLLLPLLLCFGPETSTSINPAALRVIVDYVNWPLTLDGSQYAFVVSLPRETCNQSTNLQEQLPEEVLNAMNQALAKPGGQYTPNDGPIVAARPRRRKTHWQHSEWRLLHRGKNSSVAQLKARTCRPNCCLILFTLNLPCTSMCLAENGPYNILSMTRAAFSDIDNNYKAFVFQRIFRNDTWPVVTRQELLEAWHQLHDVPLLRCDNNGCQDCAATDPENNPCLAGKI